The Gemmatimonadaceae bacterium genome contains the following window.
ATCACGGCCGTATGGGTCTCATACGAGACGTTGCCCCACGAGCGCCCGCGCATCGCCTGCTCGCGCCAGGTCGCCAGCGACTGCGTGGCGATCGTCGCGCCCGCAGTGGACGCCGTCGTCACGTCCACATCCTCCTCAAAATCCGCAAGCACGCGCTCGTGCCCGTCGGCGAATGCCGAGACGTACATCGTCGGCGGCAGCCAGCCGCCGACCGTGCGGTAGTCACGGAACATTGGTTCGTACTCTCGCCGGCCCTGCAGCGTCATCTCCAGGAAGCCGGTGAAGAACACGAGGCCTACGCGCCGCTGCTCATCGCCCGTGAGCAGTGAACGCTTGTTGAGCAGCCAACCCGCAGGGCCGACGTCGTTGTCGCCCCAAACGGTGTTGAACTGCCCGTGATTGGCGCGATACACGTAGAGCGAGGCCTTCACGAGGCCCGTGTCGCTCACGTCCGCGCGCAGGTACGTGCGCTGGCCATCGAACACGGACACGTCCGCGTCGTGCGAGCCGTGGATCACGAAGTAGTTCACGCCCGAAAGCGGTGGCCGCCGGTCCGCCGGGCGATACTGCCCGTCCACCGGCGCAATCGCGATCACACTGCGAATGTCGTAGCCGAAGTCGAAGCGCACGCGCGCATCGTCAGGGTAGTGCGACAGGCGATTGAAGCCCGCGGCGACCGCCACCGCTTCCCCGCCCCGCGAGTGCCCCATCAGCGCGATCCGCGTGAAGTCCACCTTGCCACGCAGCGGGCTGGTCGAGTCGGCCGCCATCGACCGCCAGGCCTCGATGTGCTTGAGCAACAGCCAGCCGCGCGCGTCGTTCTCGGTGCGGATGCCGCCATTGATGAAGTTCTGGTCTACCGACACGGCGATGAAGCCGCGACTGGCGAGGTGGCGGCCGAGGTACTCGTAGCCGGGGTCCGAGTACTCCTTCATGTCGTGGTTGCCGTGCACGATGAGCACGAGCGCGAACGGGCCGTCGCCCACCGGATGCCAGACGCGTCCGTTGATCGGCAGGTTGGCAGCGTTGAATCCCCAGTACTTCCAGCGCTTCTTGGCGGCCTCGGCGTCGAGGCCGCGCAGGAACACCGTGCCGTTTACCGAACGCGTGCGGACCGTGACGGAATCCCGGAAGGCGCGGCGGCGCCGATCCGTGCCGCTGCCGTAGGTGAACGCGGCAACCTCGTAGCGGCCACGCTCGGCCGGGTTCGGCGCGCCGAGCGTGACGTTGGCGAGCGCGCGCTCGGCGTCGGAACGCACGAGGCGGGTGGGCTGGACGCAGGCGGCGAGGAGGAGCGCCGCGAGGAGAGGGCGGGATCGCATGCGCAGCAAGCTAGGCTGCGGGCAAGCCCTACGGACAGCGTCCTCGCTGCTGCGCCAACCGGACTGCCGCGTAGGCGTTCACGATGCCACCAGTCGTCGAGAGCGACCCGAAGGCCACCTCGCGTTCGCCACCCGGCTCCGTGACGCGCTGGTTGGGCCGACGAATCGCCGATGTGAGCAGGATCTCCTTCACCTCACGCGCGCTGAGTTGGCTGCAGTACGCCATCAACAGTGCGGCCGTGCCAGACACCACGGGTGCCGCCATGCTCGTGCCGTCGTTCCGCTCGTACGTGCCGCCCGGCACCGTGGAGAGGATCGCCACGCCGGGCGCAAAGAGGTCCACCGTGCGACTGCCGTAGTTCGAGAACGCGGCCGCAAGCGCGTTGCCGCCCTTCCACGACGAGGCACCCACCTCAATCCACAGATTCGGACGGCCGCCACCCACGTACTCCGGCGAGGGATAGTTCGTGCTGCTGTCGTTGTTGGCCCCATCGTTGCCGGCCGCGTGCACCATCAGCACACCCTTCTCGTCGGCGTAGCGCACGGCGGCGTCCACCACCGCCTTGTGCGGCGAGAACGACTTGCCAAAGCTCATATTGATGATCTGCGCGCCGTTGTCGACCGCATAGCGGATCGCGTTGGCGATGTCCTTGTCACGCTCGTCGCCATCGGGCACGGCGCGAATGACCATCAGCCGCGCCGGCGAGACGCCCGCCGCGTGCTCCCCGCTGCGCCGCGCCGCCACGATACCGGCCACGTGCGTGCCGTGCGAGGCGTCGGGTCCGGTCACATCCGGGTTGCCGTAGCCGCGCTCCGTGAGATTCAGCGTGTCGTCGCCGACGATCGGCCGCGGGTTGAACGCCGAGTCCAGGCCGAAGTTGAGGCGGCTGCTGACGTCGTTCTTCGCCTTCTTGATCACCTCGGGCGTGATGCCCTGCGCGGCGAGCTGCTGATAGATCGAACGGGCCCGCGCGACCTCCGGCGTCGCTGGCTGCAGGCCCGCGACCGCCGCGTCGGTGAGGGAGTCGGTGCCCAAGGCCGTCTTCAGCGCCCCGACCGCCATCGTCAGCACCTGATCGGCCTGCTGCACGGTGCGCTGGTACTGCGTCATCTCCTGCCGTTCCTTCTGTACGTACTCTGCGGCGCGCGTGCACTCGGCCCGCTCGGCGGACGACAGCGCCGATGCGCTCCCCGCAGCGGCACGGCGGCGGCAGCTGACGTCGACGCGAACGGCCTCGTAGGTGTCGCGGTGCACGTTCTGCCCGTCGGCCCCGCCGATGAAGTTCCAGCCGTTGATGTCGTCCGTGTAGCCGTTCCGGTCGTCATCGCGGGCGTTGCGGGCGGTCTCGCGCGCGTTCCGCCACAGCGCCGGCGCGAGCGCGGCGTGCGCGGTGTCGACGCCGCCGTCGATGATGGCGACGACGATCTCGCGGCTCGGGCGGCGGTTCGCCAGCAGTTCGCGGACGGCGCGGTTCGCGCTGATGCCCGCGACGCCGTCCGCCTCTAGGTCGAGAAGGTGCCATGAGTCGGGCGGCGTCTCACCGGCGAAGCTCGGAACGTCAGCTGCG
Protein-coding sequences here:
- a CDS encoding S8 family peptidase, coding for MPSRSAAARLSTLFAAFLLSACAGSAASTATTAPRPEAAAPIAADVPSFAGETPPDSWHLLDLEADGVAGISANRAVRELLANRRPSREIVVAIIDGGVDTAHAALAPALWRNARETARNARDDDRNGYTDDINGWNFIGGADGQNVHRDTYEAVRVDVSCRRRAAAGSASALSSAERAECTRAAEYVQKERQEMTQYQRTVQQADQVLTMAVGALKTALGTDSLTDAAVAGLQPATPEVARARSIYQQLAAQGITPEVIKKAKNDVSSRLNFGLDSAFNPRPIVGDDTLNLTERGYGNPDVTGPDASHGTHVAGIVAARRSGEHAAGVSPARLMVIRAVPDGDERDKDIANAIRYAVDNGAQIINMSFGKSFSPHKAVVDAAVRYADEKGVLMVHAAGNDGANNDSSTNYPSPEYVGGGRPNLWIEVGASSWKGGNALAAAFSNYGSRTVDLFAPGVAILSTVPGGTYERNDGTSMAAPVVSGTAALLMAYCSQLSAREVKEILLTSAIRRPNQRVTEPGGEREVAFGSLSTTGGIVNAYAAVRLAQQRGRCP